In the genome of Bradyrhizobium ottawaense, the window TGCGGCGCCTCGGCGCGGCTGGTCAACACCGTGCTGGTGATCGAGCTCGTGGCGCTGGCGCTGATCGCCGGCCTGATCGGGCTCGTCTGCGGCTATTTCATCGCGGCAGTGCTGCTGCCCGACGTCGCGGCGTCGCTGCGCGGGCTCTATGGCGCACAGATCCCGGGGCAGCTGACCTTACAGCCTGAATGGTGGCTCGCCGGCATCGGCATCAGCATTGCGGGCGCGCTGGTTGCGGCGGCGACCAGCCTGATCAAGGCGATCAGGATGCCGGTGCTGGCGACGGCGCAGCCGCGCGCCTGGCAGCAGAGGCAGCGCCGCTGGCTGATCCTGCAAAGTCTGGCCGCCTGCGCCGTGTTCGCGGTCGCGCTGCTGCTGCTCCAGTACGGGCAATCGCTGATCGCAGGCTTTGGCGTGCTGGCGGCGTTGATGTTCGGTGCGGCCCTGATCCTGCCGGCGCTGCTCGAGATCATCCTGCTCGCGGGCCAGCGCGCCGCGAGGAAGCCGCTTGCGCTGTGGTTCTGGGCGGACAGCCGGCAGCAGCTTTCCGGATTGTCGCTGGCGCTGATGGCGCTGCTGCTCGCGCTCGCCGTCAATGTCGGCGTGTCCACCATGGTGGAAACCTTCAGCCGCACCTTCCTCGGCTGGCTCAACGGTCGGCTCGCCGCCGACGTCTACATCAGCGCCTCGGACAATGCGCAAGGCGTTGCCATCCGCAACTGGCTGCGCGAGCGCAGCGACGTACAGGCGATCCTGTCGGGCGGCCGCGCCGAGGCGCAGGTTCAGGGCCAGCCGGTGGAGCTGCTCGGCCTGCCCGATCACGCGCTCTATCGCGAACGCTGGCCGCTGCTGGAAACCGCGCCGCGCGGCTGGAGCCGGCTCGTGCCGGGCAATGCCGCCTTCATCAGCGAGCAGCTCAGCCGCCGCCTCAACGTCCGCATCGGCGACGTCGTCGAGGTGCCGGCGCCAGGCGGGACCTGGGAGCTCGACATCGTCGGCATCTATGCCGATTACGGCAACCCTAAGGGGCAGCTGACCGTCAACGTCGCGGCGCTGATCCGGCAGTTTCCGCAGACGCCGCAGACGCGGATCGGCCTGATCGTCGCGAAGGAGAATATCCTCGGCCTGATCGCGGCGTTGCAGAAACAGTTTGCGCTCGACGACCGCAGTGTCGCCGACCAGGCGACGGTGAAGGCCGAATCGATCCGCATCTTCAACCGCACCTTCGCAGTGACCTCGGCGCTGAACGCCTTCACACTCGGTGTCGCCGGGATCGCGCTGTTCACGAGCCTGCTGACGCTGGCGAACTCCCGCCTGCCGCACCTCGCGCCGCTATGGGCGATCGGCATCACGCGGCCGCGCCTTGCCGCGATCGAATTGACCAAGACGCTGTCGGTGGCGCTGTTCACGGCGCTGCTGGCCGTTCCGCTCGGGCTCCTGGTGGCGTGGTGCCTGATCGCGATCGTGAACGTGAAGGCGTTCGGCTGGCGGCTGCCGTTCCACGTGTTTCCGCTGCAACTGGTCGAGCTGGTCGCGGTCGCGCTGTTGGCGTCGCTGCTGGCGGCGCTGTTGCCGGTGG includes:
- a CDS encoding FtsX-like permease family protein, giving the protein MRRALWVLAVLLSHWRRHKMQFATLLVGLIAATALWSGVQAINQQARNAYDRAAATFGGARTAMLIAPAGATFPQELFIKLRRAGWPVSPALEGRVQINGRSVRLLGIEPVTLPVEIGNAPRLGAADLGSFVAPPGQTLVARETLSDLQETEGAAPPISNGAKLPPLRVLPQLAPGVLVVDIGVAQRLLNKPDQVSRLLIGKPRSKPAPLASVVGDRLQLVEPNAETELERLTDSFHLNLTAFGLLSFFVGLFIVNSAVGLAFEQRLPMLRTLRACGASARLVNTVLVIELVALALIAGLIGLVCGYFIAAVLLPDVAASLRGLYGAQIPGQLTLQPEWWLAGIGISIAGALVAAATSLIKAIRMPVLATAQPRAWQQRQRRWLILQSLAACAVFAVALLLLQYGQSLIAGFGVLAALMFGAALILPALLEIILLAGQRAARKPLALWFWADSRQQLSGLSLALMALLLALAVNVGVSTMVETFSRTFLGWLNGRLAADVYISASDNAQGVAIRNWLRERSDVQAILSGGRAEAQVQGQPVELLGLPDHALYRERWPLLETAPRGWSRLVPGNAAFISEQLSRRLNVRIGDVVEVPAPGGTWELDIVGIYADYGNPKGQLTVNVAALIRQFPQTPQTRIGLIVAKENILGLIAALQKQFALDDRSVADQATVKAESIRIFNRTFAVTSALNAFTLGVAGIALFTSLLTLANSRLPHLAPLWAIGITRPRLAAIELTKTLSVALFTALLAVPLGLLVAWCLIAIVNVKAFGWRLPFHVFPLQLVELVAVALLASLLAALLPVARLARMQPANLVKVFANER